A stretch of the Deltaproteobacteria bacterium genome encodes the following:
- a CDS encoding (Fe-S)-binding protein: protein MDPITLNPKESKLRVAPEWADVCFTCGTCAGGCPVTGVDGLDPRKAVRMAALGLDQELIDSRFPWVCTLCGRCEYACPQGVEILKMMRRARTLRERDKVPGPIHKGVVMDLEKGNNLGIPKDDFLFLLADLAKEMEDEGFPGFYVPVDKKGANILVTINSKEPFGEPDDMKFWWRIFYCAKEDWTVPSENWEGVNWGLFSGDDEAMKTFVGRIVDHLERLECKTLLLPEUGHAYFATRLGLQTWFPEVFDKYRVVSVHDLLKEYIETGRIKVDKSIHTELTTIHDPCNYGRKGQKAFGHGYFEEPRWITQQCCENFVEMYPNRMNNYCCGGGGGAWAMPYDQERIYYGRVKAKQIMETGAKLVIAPCHNCRDQIMKSLTKEYDLGIETKYLWELVADSLVVEPWSEEEIEAAHKLRDAQYERDGVELDEEDWE, encoded by the coding sequence ATGGATCCAATAACCTTAAACCCCAAAGAAAGCAAGCTCCGGGTGGCACCGGAGTGGGCTGATGTCTGCTTCACTTGCGGAACCTGTGCTGGAGGTTGCCCGGTAACCGGCGTTGACGGCCTTGATCCAAGAAAGGCCGTTCGGATGGCGGCCCTGGGCTTGGATCAGGAATTGATCGATTCGCGGTTTCCCTGGGTATGTACACTCTGCGGCCGCTGTGAGTATGCCTGCCCCCAGGGGGTGGAGATCTTAAAAATGATGCGCAGGGCCCGTACCCTGCGCGAGCGGGACAAAGTCCCAGGCCCCATCCACAAGGGCGTTGTTATGGACCTGGAAAAGGGAAACAACCTGGGGATCCCCAAGGACGATTTTCTTTTTCTTTTGGCTGACTTGGCCAAAGAGATGGAGGACGAGGGATTTCCGGGATTTTACGTGCCGGTGGACAAAAAGGGGGCCAATATCCTCGTCACCATCAATTCAAAGGAACCTTTCGGCGAGCCGGATGATATGAAGTTCTGGTGGCGCATTTTTTACTGCGCCAAGGAGGACTGGACGGTTCCTTCCGAAAACTGGGAAGGCGTCAACTGGGGGCTTTTCTCCGGCGACGACGAGGCAATGAAGACCTTTGTCGGGAGAATCGTTGATCATTTGGAGCGATTGGAGTGTAAAACCTTACTCTTGCCTGAATGAGGGCACGCCTATTTTGCGACCAGGCTTGGTCTGCAAACGTGGTTTCCTGAAGTATTTGACAAGTACCGTGTTGTTTCCGTTCATGACCTTCTCAAGGAGTATATCGAAACGGGCAGAATCAAGGTTGATAAAAGCATCCACACGGAACTGACCACTATTCACGATCCTTGCAATTATGGCAGAAAGGGGCAGAAGGCCTTTGGTCATGGCTATTTTGAGGAACCCCGCTGGATCACGCAGCAGTGCTGTGAAAATTTCGTGGAGATGTATCCCAATCGGATGAACAATTATTGTTGCGGGGGGGGCGGCGGAGCATGGGCCATGCCCTACGACCAGGAAAGGATTTACTACGGCCGCGTCAAGGCAAAACAGATCATGGAAACCGGGGCAAAGCTGGTGATCGCCCCATGCCACAACTGCCGCGACCAGATCATGAAATCCCTGACCAAGGAGTACGATCTGGGCATTGAAACCAAGTACCTCTGGGAGCTCGTGGCCGATTCCCTGGTGGTTGAACCTTGGAGCGAAGAGGAGATTGAGGCGGCCCACAAGTTGCGGGACGCGCAGTATGAAAGGGATGGCGTGGAATTGGATGAGGAAGACTGGGAATAA
- a CDS encoding acyl-CoA dehydrogenase family protein, with amino-acid sequence MDFNLSEELQMLRDMARDFAAEKIAPFADEWDEKHYFPHEEVIKPMGELGFFGTVIPEEYGGNMMGWLAGMILTEEIARASSSLRVQMNMQCFGCAYTILRYGSDELKKKYIPKLVSGEWIGGFGITEPNAGSDVMAMKSTAEDKGDHWLINGAKTWISNASVADVLIYYAYTDKEAKGRGLSAFVIEPKNFSGITTTDLDKLGTRSTPTGEVYCEDAQVPKENILGNPGDGAKIVFGSLNQTRLSAAAGGVGLAQAAYDSIIGYAMEREQFGQPIGKFQMIQEMVGSLAPQIEAARLMVYKAACQKDEGNLGNTLEVAMAKYVTGEVAMKAAEYAMRILGAYGYSTEYPVARYFRDAPPYFMVEGSANVCKMIVAMDQLGIRKANR; translated from the coding sequence ATGGATTTTAATTTGAGTGAAGAACTGCAAATGTTGAGGGACATGGCCCGCGATTTCGCAGCGGAGAAGATTGCGCCCTTTGCGGACGAATGGGATGAAAAGCACTATTTTCCCCATGAGGAAGTCATCAAGCCCATGGGTGAACTCGGATTTTTCGGTACCGTCATTCCCGAGGAATATGGCGGAAACATGATGGGATGGCTGGCAGGGATGATCCTAACCGAAGAGATCGCCCGCGCCTCCAGTTCACTCCGGGTGCAGATGAATATGCAGTGCTTTGGATGCGCCTATACGATTCTGCGGTATGGCAGCGACGAACTGAAAAAGAAATACATCCCGAAACTGGTCAGCGGGGAATGGATTGGTGGATTTGGAATCACTGAACCCAACGCAGGCTCGGATGTCATGGCCATGAAATCTACGGCCGAGGACAAGGGCGATCACTGGCTTATCAACGGGGCCAAGACATGGATTTCCAATGCGAGCGTCGCGGACGTCCTGATCTATTATGCTTACACTGACAAAGAAGCCAAGGGGAGAGGCCTTTCCGCCTTTGTGATTGAACCTAAGAATTTCAGCGGCATCACGACCACGGATCTTGACAAGCTGGGCACCCGCTCCACTCCAACGGGTGAAGTTTACTGCGAAGATGCACAGGTGCCGAAAGAGAATATCCTGGGCAATCCGGGAGACGGAGCTAAAATCGTTTTTGGGTCCCTGAATCAAACCAGGTTGTCGGCCGCCGCCGGGGGCGTAGGTCTTGCTCAGGCGGCCTACGATTCCATCATCGGTTACGCCATGGAGAGGGAGCAATTCGGCCAGCCCATCGGCAAATTCCAGATGATCCAGGAAATGGTGGGGTCCTTGGCCCCTCAGATCGAGGCCGCACGGTTGATGGTTTACAAGGCCGCCTGCCAGAAGGATGAAGGGAACCTGGGCAACACCCTGGAAGTAGCCATGGCCAAGTACGTCACTGGTGAGGTGGCCATGAAGGCTGCCGAGTATGCCATGAGGATTCTGGGCGCTTATGGGTATTCCACTGAATATCCGGTGGCCCGATACTTCAGGGATGCGCCGCCCTACTTTATGGTGGAAGGTTCAGCCAACGTTTGCAAGATGATCGTTGCAATGGACCAACTGGGAATTCGAAAAGCCAACAGGTAA
- a CDS encoding CoB--CoM heterodisulfide reductase iron-sulfur subunit A family protein, which produces MPKNESVEISGSVLVLGGGIAGMQSALDLADSGYFVYLVEKAPSIGGVMSQLDKTFPTNDCSMUILSPKLVEVGRHLNIQLFTLSEITGLRGSRGRFEVDVLRHPRYVDPEKCIACGTCEEKCPKKADSEYNENLSKRKAIYVPYSQAVPLKYLIDRQTCIYFQKGKCRACEKFCPTGAVNFDDTEEKMTLRVGSIILAPGFKTFDPTLYETYHYGDYPNVLTSLEFERILSPTGPYLGELRRPSDQKEPKRIAWIQCVGSRDVNRCDHGYCSAVCCMYAVKQAIIAKEHGPGSPDITIFYMDMRTFGKDYEIYYNKAVEEYGIRFVRSRIHTIDPIEGGDDLLLQYCDGEGVIHRDLFDMVVLSVGLELPKETLELSRRLGITLDPNNFCSVHSFSPVETSVPGIYACGAYSGPKDIPSSVVEASAAACAAGIDLKEARGRDWKKREIPMERDVSQEEPRIGVFVCNCGTNIGGVVDVPAVVEYTSTLPGVVHVEENLFSCAQDTQDKMKEVIKEENLNRIVVAACSPKTHEPLFQETLQACGLNKYLFEMANIRNQDSWVHGGDSQSATDKAKDLVRMSVARASFLRPLESETIKVNQRGLVLGGGISGMTAALGLADQGFEVALIEKEAHLGGLARELTRTIEGAHIQDHLLELVDRVERHPKIQVLLESLVVGFSGFKGNFTTEIIVGPGMYERKIDHGVLIMATGAREYRPREFHYGEDPRVVTQIELGKRLDDRGADDLHRVVMIQCVGSRTDEYPNCSRVCCQTAVKNALHIKELNPEAEVIILYRDIRTYGILEDYYRESRERGVLFFRYSKENPPIVEPGEEGILVSFDDPILGRKVEVNADLLALSAGMRAEDTEELASILKLGRTRDGYLMEAHVKLRPVDMADEGIYVCGTAHSPKLISESISQAMAAASRAARFLSQGEILLSAVTAKVDQEHCASCLICVRVCPYGVPRINRDGVSEIDAALCHGCGTCAAECPAKVIQLNWYEDDQLMSKLDALLEEVM; this is translated from the coding sequence ATGCCTAAGAATGAATCCGTGGAAATATCCGGATCCGTGCTGGTTCTTGGAGGAGGCATTGCCGGGATGCAATCCGCCCTGGATCTTGCCGATTCCGGCTACTTCGTTTACCTGGTGGAAAAGGCCCCTTCCATTGGAGGCGTAATGTCCCAACTGGACAAGACCTTTCCCACCAATGACTGTTCCATGTGAATTCTGTCGCCCAAACTGGTCGAGGTCGGCCGGCATTTGAACATCCAGCTGTTTACCCTTTCCGAGATAACGGGTCTCAGAGGAAGTAGAGGACGGTTTGAAGTCGATGTCCTCAGACACCCCAGGTACGTGGACCCCGAAAAATGCATTGCGTGCGGCACCTGCGAAGAAAAGTGTCCCAAAAAAGCAGACAGCGAATACAATGAGAACCTCTCAAAGCGGAAAGCCATCTATGTCCCCTATTCCCAGGCTGTTCCCCTCAAGTACCTTATCGACAGGCAGACCTGTATCTACTTCCAAAAAGGCAAGTGCAGGGCATGCGAGAAGTTCTGCCCGACTGGCGCCGTAAACTTTGATGACACGGAAGAAAAGATGACCCTCCGGGTAGGATCCATCATCCTTGCTCCTGGATTCAAGACCTTTGATCCAACCTTGTATGAAACCTACCATTATGGGGATTATCCCAACGTGCTGACAAGCCTTGAATTCGAGAGGATCCTCAGTCCTACGGGTCCTTACCTTGGTGAACTCAGGCGTCCGTCTGATCAGAAAGAGCCCAAACGCATCGCCTGGATTCAGTGTGTCGGATCCAGAGACGTGAACCGCTGTGATCATGGTTACTGCTCCGCCGTCTGCTGTATGTATGCGGTGAAACAAGCCATCATCGCAAAGGAACATGGGCCCGGATCCCCGGATATCACTATTTTTTACATGGACATGAGGACATTTGGGAAAGACTACGAAATTTACTACAACAAAGCCGTCGAAGAATACGGCATCCGGTTCGTGCGATCCAGGATCCACACCATCGATCCGATCGAAGGCGGCGATGATCTTCTGCTCCAGTACTGTGACGGGGAAGGTGTCATTCACAGGGATCTCTTTGACATGGTGGTCTTATCGGTTGGTCTTGAACTCCCAAAAGAGACCCTGGAGCTTTCCAGGCGCCTGGGAATCACCCTTGATCCCAATAATTTCTGCTCTGTACACTCTTTTTCTCCGGTTGAAACCTCCGTTCCAGGCATCTATGCCTGTGGCGCCTATTCGGGCCCCAAAGATATTCCTTCCTCCGTCGTTGAGGCAAGCGCCGCGGCATGTGCGGCGGGCATCGACCTGAAAGAGGCCAGAGGCCGGGATTGGAAAAAACGAGAGATCCCGATGGAAAGGGATGTTTCCCAGGAAGAACCAAGGATCGGAGTATTCGTGTGCAATTGCGGAACCAATATCGGCGGTGTTGTGGATGTTCCCGCCGTAGTGGAATATACCTCTACTCTTCCTGGTGTGGTCCATGTCGAGGAAAACCTCTTTTCCTGCGCCCAGGATACCCAAGACAAGATGAAGGAAGTAATCAAGGAAGAAAACCTGAACAGGATCGTTGTCGCCGCTTGCTCTCCCAAGACCCACGAGCCTCTCTTTCAGGAAACCCTCCAGGCCTGCGGATTGAACAAGTATCTCTTTGAAATGGCCAATATCCGTAACCAGGATTCGTGGGTTCACGGGGGCGATTCTCAATCTGCTACGGACAAGGCAAAAGACCTCGTGAGGATGTCCGTGGCCAGGGCTTCTTTCCTCAGGCCCTTGGAATCTGAGACCATTAAGGTAAATCAGCGGGGACTCGTGCTTGGGGGAGGAATATCCGGCATGACTGCAGCCCTGGGTCTTGCGGATCAGGGTTTTGAAGTGGCGCTCATCGAGAAGGAAGCGCATCTTGGCGGCCTGGCCAGGGAACTAACTCGCACCATTGAGGGTGCACACATCCAGGACCACCTGTTGGAACTTGTCGATAGGGTCGAGCGACACCCAAAGATCCAGGTGTTGTTGGAGTCCCTGGTGGTAGGTTTCAGCGGTTTCAAGGGAAATTTCACCACGGAAATCATCGTCGGACCTGGCATGTACGAAAGAAAGATCGACCACGGGGTGCTCATCATGGCCACCGGGGCCAGGGAATACCGGCCCCGGGAATTCCATTACGGTGAGGATCCAAGGGTTGTGACCCAGATCGAGCTTGGAAAGCGCCTTGATGATAGGGGAGCCGATGACCTTCATCGCGTGGTCATGATCCAGTGCGTGGGTTCAAGAACTGACGAGTACCCCAACTGTTCCCGTGTCTGCTGTCAGACCGCCGTCAAGAATGCCCTCCACATCAAGGAACTAAATCCTGAAGCGGAAGTAATCATCCTTTACCGGGATATACGAACGTACGGCATCCTCGAGGACTATTACAGAGAGTCAAGGGAACGGGGCGTTCTTTTCTTTCGCTATTCCAAGGAGAATCCTCCCATCGTGGAACCCGGAGAGGAAGGAATCCTCGTTTCCTTTGATGACCCGATCCTGGGTAGAAAGGTGGAGGTTAATGCGGATCTTCTTGCTCTCAGCGCAGGAATGCGTGCGGAAGATACGGAAGAACTCGCCTCCATTCTCAAGCTGGGAAGGACCCGTGACGGCTACCTCATGGAGGCCCACGTCAAATTGCGCCCCGTGGACATGGCCGATGAAGGGATTTACGTATGCGGAACGGCCCATTCCCCCAAGCTGATCTCCGAATCCATTTCCCAGGCCATGGCGGCAGCATCCCGGGCGGCCAGATTCCTTTCCCAGGGAGAGATCCTGCTATCGGCCGTCACGGCAAAGGTTGACCAGGAGCACTGTGCCTCCTGTCTCATATGCGTTCGGGTATGCCCTTACGGGGTCCCGAGGATCAATAGGGACGGGGTTAGTGAAATCGATGCGGCCCTCTGCCACGGTTGCGGCACATGCGCGGCGGAGTGTCCCGCAAAGGTGATCCAGCTGAACTGGTATGAAGATGATCAGCTCATGAGCAAACTGGACGCCCTTCTTGAGGAGGTGATGTAA
- a CDS encoding methylenetetrahydrofolate reductase has product MALQEKLRKGKFVVLGEFEPPKGADFSNLMENAGLVRGRVDAIVVPEMANAVLKASSLGASAFLLNHGIEPVFQVSCRDRNRLALQADLLSAGALGIKNVMAVSGADITYGDHPQTRVVNDLSHLELVETIHRLQEGKDLAGIELRGVPRFCVGTTIDTGASGGLFNIELENLEKQLELGVDFVVTRPVFDLHRFQQILKRMETGKVPLIPTVLVLKSAGMARYIDRNIRGLSVPSEMISSIQKAPDRIQECIRIAADLITRLKEMGLAGILVSTMGWEDKLPQILDEAKL; this is encoded by the coding sequence ATGGCGTTACAAGAGAAACTCAGGAAAGGGAAATTCGTGGTACTGGGAGAATTCGAACCGCCCAAGGGGGCAGACTTTTCCAACCTCATGGAGAATGCCGGACTCGTCAGAGGGAGAGTTGACGCCATCGTTGTTCCGGAGATGGCGAACGCCGTATTGAAGGCCAGTTCCCTGGGCGCCTCCGCCTTTCTTCTGAACCATGGCATCGAGCCCGTATTCCAGGTGTCCTGCCGAGACAGGAACAGGCTGGCCCTCCAGGCTGACCTCCTCTCAGCCGGGGCCCTTGGAATAAAAAACGTGATGGCGGTCAGTGGAGCCGATATCACTTACGGTGATCACCCGCAGACCCGGGTTGTCAACGATCTTTCCCACCTCGAACTCGTTGAAACAATCCACCGACTCCAGGAAGGAAAAGACCTGGCCGGCATCGAACTCCGGGGAGTGCCCCGTTTCTGTGTCGGAACGACGATCGACACAGGGGCATCGGGTGGGCTTTTCAATATCGAATTGGAAAACCTTGAGAAGCAGTTGGAACTCGGGGTCGATTTCGTCGTTACGAGACCGGTCTTCGACCTGCATCGGTTTCAGCAGATCCTCAAGCGTATGGAAACCGGCAAAGTCCCTCTCATTCCTACAGTTCTGGTATTGAAATCGGCCGGAATGGCCCGATACATCGATCGAAATATCAGGGGATTATCGGTCCCTTCCGAGATGATCTCTTCCATTCAGAAGGCCCCGGATCGAATCCAGGAATGCATCAGGATAGCGGCCGATCTAATCACCCGCCTGAAAGAAATGGGCCTGGCCGGCATTTTGGTATCCACGATGGGATGGGAGGACAAGCTGCCCCAGATCCTGGACGAAGCAAAACTTTAA
- a CDS encoding methylenetetrahydrofolate reductase gives MSTKTESKLERILAAGHLAVTSECGPPRGSDPDVIKKKAEKIRNHVDAINITDNQTSVTRLCSLAACIHLKLMGIDPVLQMVVRDRNRIALQSDILGAASFGIRNILCLSGDHQVFGDQPKGQNVFDIDSMQLIQTVRLMRDEGRFLGGDEIEGPPAMFVGAAANPFADPFEIRVHRLAKKVAAGAEFIQTQCIYNLDKFEQWMKQVRDRGLHEKVYILAGVTPLKSAGMAKYMKNRVPGMDVPDEVVKRMAGVAKEKQPEEGLKICIESIQRLKEIDGVRGFHIMAIEWEEKVPEIVERSGLYPRPQII, from the coding sequence ATGAGTACAAAGACAGAAAGCAAGCTGGAGAGGATTCTAGCGGCAGGGCATCTCGCCGTGACTTCGGAATGCGGGCCCCCGAGGGGAAGCGACCCGGACGTTATCAAGAAAAAAGCTGAAAAGATCAGAAACCACGTAGACGCCATCAACATCACGGACAACCAGACATCAGTGACCCGGCTCTGCAGTCTTGCAGCCTGCATCCATCTGAAACTCATGGGAATCGATCCGGTTCTCCAGATGGTCGTCCGGGACAGGAATCGCATTGCCCTTCAAAGCGATATCCTGGGTGCCGCTTCATTCGGCATCCGGAATATTCTTTGTCTTTCGGGTGACCACCAGGTCTTCGGAGACCAGCCCAAGGGCCAAAACGTCTTTGACATCGATTCGATGCAGTTGATCCAGACCGTGAGGCTCATGAGAGATGAAGGAAGGTTTCTGGGGGGTGACGAAATCGAAGGTCCACCGGCAATGTTCGTAGGCGCCGCGGCCAATCCCTTTGCAGATCCTTTTGAGATCCGGGTCCACCGCCTTGCCAAAAAGGTTGCTGCCGGGGCTGAATTCATCCAAACTCAATGCATATATAATCTCGACAAATTCGAGCAATGGATGAAACAAGTAAGGGACCGCGGCCTTCACGAAAAAGTTTATATCCTTGCAGGTGTGACCCCTTTGAAGTCCGCGGGGATGGCCAAGTACATGAAAAACCGAGTCCCCGGAATGGATGTACCCGATGAAGTGGTAAAGAGGATGGCCGGGGTAGCCAAAGAGAAGCAACCCGAGGAGGGGCTGAAGATATGCATAGAATCAATCCAGCGTCTCAAGGAAATCGATGGTGTGAGAGGTTTCCACATCATGGCCATCGAATGGGAAGAAAAGGTCCCGGAAATCGTTGAACGCAGCGGACTTTACCCCAGGCCTCAAATCATATAA
- a CDS encoding methylenetetrahydrofolate reductase C-terminal domain-containing protein, translated as MIVAEKKPIEEIFEAIKDHERILIAGCNECVTVCEAGGKREVAVLASALRMYFMNQGREVKIEEVTLERQCDHEYLEEIREEIGNHDAVVSLACGVGVQFMAEKYFGIPVFPGVNTCFMGVTEQRGVWSERCQGCGQCILGLTAGICPISRCAKRLLNGPCGGSTKGKCEISKDIDCAWQLIIDRLKELGRFDDYETLLPVKDWSTDRAGGPRKVVREDVSL; from the coding sequence ATGATTGTGGCCGAGAAAAAACCGATCGAGGAAATTTTCGAGGCGATCAAGGACCATGAAAGAATCCTCATCGCGGGATGTAACGAATGCGTCACCGTTTGCGAGGCCGGAGGAAAAAGAGAAGTCGCCGTCCTTGCCTCTGCCCTCCGCATGTATTTCATGAATCAGGGCAGAGAGGTGAAAATCGAAGAGGTTACCCTCGAACGCCAGTGCGATCATGAATACCTGGAAGAGATCCGGGAGGAGATCGGAAATCACGATGCGGTGGTCTCCCTGGCTTGCGGTGTCGGGGTCCAATTCATGGCGGAGAAGTATTTCGGCATCCCGGTTTTTCCCGGAGTCAACACCTGTTTCATGGGCGTGACCGAACAAAGAGGCGTCTGGAGTGAGCGCTGTCAGGGCTGTGGGCAGTGTATCCTTGGACTCACGGCTGGAATCTGCCCAATTTCAAGGTGCGCCAAGCGTCTTCTGAATGGGCCCTGCGGCGGTTCAACCAAAGGGAAGTGTGAAATCAGTAAAGACATCGATTGCGCCTGGCAATTGATCATCGATCGGTTGAAGGAACTCGGGCGTTTCGATGATTACGAGACCCTCCTTCCGGTAAAGGATTGGTCCACTGATCGGGCCGGTGGCCCTCGAAAAGTCGTCAGGGAGGATGTGAGCCTATGA
- a CDS encoding glutaconyl-CoA decarboxylase subunit alpha, whose protein sequence is MHPYFQNMQPIGKPLTEKQIADAKENREQIAAVEKEVAEAIEKVKNAGIPAEVIKKRGQTTVWERIEYLVDPGTWCPLHTLYNPQFNEEGTTGVIDGLAQINGKWCVVIGFDNKVMAGAWIAGQADNQLRVTDIAKRLHVPLVWLVNCSGVKLTEQEEVYANRRGNGTTFFRHAELEKLGVPVIAGIYGTNPAGGGYQGISPTILIAHKNANIAVGGGGIVSGMSPKGYFDEEGAEALIEATRHYKAVPPGSVPIHYNETGFFKEVYDTEFAVLDAVKRHVDMAPAYDPEFFRVDDPKEPKFPGDDINSIVAFNQKRSYNFDEVLARIFDNSEHMEFKPGYGPEVYTGLAKIDGFLIGFIGNRQGFLGPNYPEYAPYPGIGGKLYRQGLIKMNEFVTLCGRDRVPIVWFQDTTGIDVGDIAEKAELLGLGQSLIYSIEQTDVPMMMICLRKGTAAAHYIMGGPTANNHNAFTLGTPTTEIYVMHGETAAAASFARRLVKEKDAGRPLQPIIDKMNKLAKDYYEKSRPIYCANRGFVDEIVSFADMRKYIKAFAGCCYQNPTSICPHHHMMIPRIIKG, encoded by the coding sequence ATGCATCCTTATTTTCAAAATATGCAGCCCATTGGGAAACCCCTTACCGAAAAACAGATAGCGGACGCAAAAGAAAACCGAGAACAGATCGCCGCCGTGGAGAAAGAGGTGGCCGAGGCCATTGAAAAGGTCAAGAACGCCGGTATTCCAGCCGAGGTCATCAAGAAACGCGGCCAGACCACTGTCTGGGAGCGGATCGAATATCTGGTGGACCCCGGTACCTGGTGTCCGCTTCATACCCTGTACAACCCACAGTTCAACGAAGAAGGCACCACAGGAGTGATCGACGGCCTTGCCCAGATCAACGGAAAGTGGTGCGTCGTGATCGGTTTTGATAACAAGGTCATGGCAGGGGCCTGGATCGCCGGGCAGGCCGACAATCAGCTTCGGGTGACGGATATCGCCAAGAGACTCCATGTGCCCCTGGTCTGGCTGGTGAATTGCAGCGGTGTCAAGCTCACTGAACAGGAAGAGGTCTATGCCAACCGGAGGGGAAACGGCACCACCTTTTTCCGGCATGCAGAGCTCGAAAAGCTGGGTGTGCCTGTAATCGCAGGCATATACGGTACCAACCCCGCGGGGGGCGGTTACCAGGGGATCAGCCCGACCATCCTTATCGCCCATAAGAATGCTAATATCGCTGTCGGAGGCGGTGGTATCGTGAGCGGCATGAGCCCCAAGGGTTACTTCGACGAAGAAGGGGCTGAGGCCCTCATCGAAGCCACCAGGCACTACAAAGCTGTACCGCCCGGAAGCGTCCCCATTCATTACAACGAGACGGGTTTTTTCAAGGAGGTTTACGATACGGAATTCGCCGTATTAGACGCCGTAAAAAGACACGTGGACATGGCGCCTGCCTATGATCCCGAATTCTTCAGGGTTGATGATCCCAAGGAGCCGAAGTTCCCGGGTGATGACATCAATTCCATCGTGGCCTTCAACCAGAAACGGAGTTACAACTTCGACGAAGTCCTGGCCCGAATCTTTGATAACAGCGAACACATGGAATTCAAGCCCGGTTACGGCCCCGAAGTCTATACCGGGCTGGCGAAGATTGACGGTTTCCTGATCGGTTTCATCGGCAACCGGCAGGGCTTCCTTGGGCCGAATTACCCCGAATATGCGCCCTACCCCGGCATCGGCGGCAAGCTCTACCGTCAGGGTCTCATCAAGATGAATGAATTCGTGACTCTGTGCGGTCGAGATCGCGTTCCCATCGTGTGGTTCCAGGACACCACGGGAATCGATGTGGGCGATATTGCGGAAAAGGCGGAACTACTGGGTCTCGGTCAGTCCCTGATCTATTCCATTGAACAGACTGACGTTCCCATGATGATGATCTGCCTTAGAAAAGGAACCGCCGCCGCCCATTACATCATGGGAGGCCCCACGGCGAACAACCACAACGCCTTCACCCTTGGAACCCCTACGACCGAGATCTACGTCATGCACGGCGAGACTGCGGCGGCCGCCTCTTTTGCCAGGAGGCTTGTCAAGGAAAAGGACGCCGGTCGTCCCTTGCAACCCATCATAGACAAGATGAACAAACTGGCAAAAGATTATTACGAAAAATCCCGGCCCATCTATTGTGCGAACCGGGGCTTCGTTGATGAGATCGTGTCCTTTGCAGACATGAGAAAATATATCAAGGCCTTTGCGGGGTGTTGCTACCAGAACCCGACCTCCATTTGTCCTCATCACCACATGATGATCCCGAGAATCATCAAGGGATAA
- a CDS encoding response regulator, with the protein MSDKKYILVVDDDPDLVETVALMLESKGCEVGMAYDGIEAEESIKQRKPDLVILDIMMPRKDGYVLCAELKAKEDTKDIPVILLTAVGEAVPSTRYSHADGMATEADDYIPKPIDTESLWEVVSNLLP; encoded by the coding sequence ATGTCCGATAAGAAATACATCCTGGTCGTTGATGATGATCCTGATCTGGTGGAGACCGTTGCCTTGATGCTCGAAAGCAAGGGTTGTGAGGTCGGAATGGCCTATGACGGCATAGAGGCCGAGGAATCGATCAAACAGAGAAAGCCGGATCTCGTCATACTCGACATCATGATGCCGAGAAAAGACGGGTATGTACTCTGTGCGGAACTGAAGGCTAAAGAAGATACGAAAGACATTCCGGTCATACTCCTTACCGCTGTGGGGGAAGCCGTACCGAGCACCCGGTATTCCCATGCAGACGGGATGGCCACGGAAGCGGACGATTATATCCCCAAGCCCATCGATACTGAGAGCCTGTGGGAGGTCGTGAGCAATCTCCTTCCTTGA
- a CDS encoding hydrogenase iron-sulfur subunit, whose product MERFEPIIVAFCCQFUGYSAADLAGSMRLQYPSSIRIVSVPCTGKVDLIHILRAFEKGVDGVYVVGCREGECHFTSGNLRARKRVEQARHILDTVGVDGERVKMYNLSSSEAPRFVDITREMHELITSLGPNPVKTAREKAAA is encoded by the coding sequence ATGGAGCGGTTTGAACCCATCATCGTGGCTTTTTGCTGCCAGTTCTGAGGTTACAGCGCTGCGGACCTGGCAGGTTCCATGCGTTTGCAGTACCCGAGCAGTATCCGGATCGTGAGCGTTCCCTGCACAGGGAAGGTGGATTTGATCCACATCCTGAGGGCATTTGAGAAGGGAGTGGACGGTGTTTATGTCGTGGGCTGCAGGGAGGGAGAGTGCCATTTCACCAGCGGCAATTTGAGGGCGCGGAAAAGGGTGGAGCAGGCCCGGCATATCCTCGATACCGTCGGCGTAGATGGGGAGAGGGTCAAAATGTACAATCTCTCTTCGAGCGAAGCTCCACGGTTCGTGGATATCACGCGGGAGATGCACGAATTGATCACCTCCCTGGGCCCCAATCCTGTAAAGACGGCGAGGGAAAAGGCGGCGGCTTAG